Proteins encoded within one genomic window of uncultured Draconibacterium sp.:
- a CDS encoding TonB-dependent receptor, with protein MRVKNFVITAMLFLLSATVFGQKGFIRGSVFDGKTGEFLPGVTIFIEGTTTGTITDLDGKFNLPIDPGTYQLRVSFISYETLNINDVVVEANKPTLLDNLKLEEATIQLGEAVVTAKYIRNTETAMITMKRKSGNVMDGISSAALKKIGDSNAAASMKRVTGVSVEGGKYVFVRGLGDRYTKTILNGLDIPGLDPDRNSIQMDIFPTNIIDNMVVTKSFSADLPADFTGGVIDINLKDFPDRKQASVSIDAGYNPESHFNSDFLSYEGGKTDWLGFDDGTRAIPATENIPLFANVVGDPNGVQGTRYQEILHSFNPIMAAEKQKSFMDYGFGASFGNQFRVGKYTLGFILSGSYKSNTDFYEDASYMQWGLSSDANVKELEVRENQLGSFGIENILLSGLGGFAIKTQKAKYRIYVTHLQNGESQAGIFDYEKSNVGTTFSGIQHNLEYSQRSMSNLLIDGKYNFMESGWEIEWKLSPTLSSIQDPDIRFSRYVVRDDDYIMGTESGFPERIWRDLDEIDMAGVLHLTKSFKFKEEDAKLKFGGAYTNKDRDYVIRKFSINPRYLELTGNPNELFFEENIWPSEGNVGRGTTYDVSFIPNNPTEYNSHLQNIAGYVSVDLSPFKNLKAIAGLRAEKFQQYYTGQDQLGYNVLDDELVLDNLDFFPTVNLIYNLVENQNLRFSYAKTIARPSFKELSYAQIFDPISGRTFIGSMSEDIDNESGIVYWDGNLTVTDIQNFDLRWELFQEGGQIFSTSLFYKSFKRPIELVQYATQTGSYQPRNVGDGQVMGVEFEIRKNLQFISEALKNFSVNFNYTYTKSKIELSASEYRSKELNARTGETIDDYRDMAGQAPYLINAGLSYNGGEEGFWSGFGAGIYYNVQGETLEYVGIADLPNVYTSPFHSLNFNSSKSFGKDDHYSIGFKIDNILNESKESVYKSFEAADQIFSRLSPGTTFQFKFGYTF; from the coding sequence ATGCGAGTAAAAAATTTTGTAATTACAGCTATGCTGTTTTTATTATCTGCCACTGTTTTTGGGCAGAAAGGATTCATTCGTGGATCTGTTTTTGATGGTAAAACCGGGGAGTTTCTGCCCGGAGTAACCATTTTTATTGAAGGTACAACTACAGGTACTATCACCGACCTGGATGGTAAGTTCAACTTACCTATTGATCCGGGCACCTACCAGTTAAGAGTTTCATTTATTTCTTACGAAACACTAAACATTAATGATGTAGTTGTAGAAGCCAACAAACCTACACTGCTTGATAATTTGAAGCTGGAGGAAGCAACCATTCAACTCGGAGAAGCGGTGGTTACTGCGAAGTATATCCGGAATACAGAAACAGCCATGATAACCATGAAACGGAAATCAGGGAATGTAATGGATGGTATTTCTTCGGCAGCATTGAAAAAAATTGGTGATTCCAATGCCGCCGCATCTATGAAACGTGTGACCGGTGTTTCGGTAGAAGGGGGTAAATACGTTTTTGTAAGGGGCTTGGGTGACCGATATACAAAAACAATTTTAAACGGTCTCGATATTCCAGGGCTGGACCCCGACAGGAACAGTATCCAAATGGATATCTTTCCAACCAATATTATTGATAATATGGTTGTGACAAAGTCGTTTAGTGCAGACTTGCCTGCCGATTTTACCGGAGGTGTTATTGATATTAACCTAAAAGACTTTCCGGATAGAAAACAAGCTTCTGTTTCAATAGATGCCGGCTATAATCCGGAATCTCATTTTAACAGCGATTTTCTGAGCTACGAAGGTGGTAAAACAGACTGGCTGGGTTTCGATGATGGAACCCGCGCAATTCCGGCAACGGAGAATATCCCGCTATTTGCGAATGTAGTTGGCGACCCGAATGGTGTTCAGGGTACGCGTTATCAGGAAATACTTCATTCATTTAATCCTATTATGGCTGCCGAGAAACAAAAAAGTTTTATGGACTACGGTTTTGGCGCTTCGTTTGGAAACCAGTTTCGTGTAGGGAAATATACTTTGGGTTTTATTCTTTCAGGATCGTATAAAAGCAATACTGATTTTTATGAAGATGCTTCCTACATGCAATGGGGGCTATCAAGCGATGCCAATGTTAAGGAATTAGAAGTCCGTGAAAACCAGTTGGGTAGTTTTGGCATAGAAAACATTTTGTTAAGTGGCTTAGGAGGGTTTGCTATTAAAACCCAAAAAGCAAAATACAGAATTTATGTAACACACCTGCAAAATGGAGAATCACAGGCCGGTATTTTCGACTACGAAAAATCAAACGTGGGTACCACATTTTCAGGAATTCAGCACAATCTGGAGTATAGTCAAAGATCGATGTCGAATCTACTGATCGATGGTAAATATAATTTCATGGAATCGGGTTGGGAAATCGAATGGAAGCTTTCACCAACCCTATCAAGTATCCAGGATCCGGATATTCGTTTTTCACGTTATGTCGTTCGTGACGATGATTATATTATGGGAACAGAATCAGGTTTTCCTGAAAGAATCTGGCGAGATCTGGATGAAATTGATATGGCCGGGGTGCTTCATCTAACCAAGAGTTTTAAATTTAAAGAGGAAGATGCTAAATTAAAGTTTGGTGGTGCCTACACAAATAAAGATCGCGATTATGTAATCAGGAAGTTCAGCATAAATCCACGATATCTTGAATTAACAGGTAATCCGAATGAACTGTTTTTTGAAGAGAATATATGGCCTTCCGAGGGAAATGTTGGGCGCGGAACAACTTACGATGTTTCTTTTATTCCGAATAATCCAACTGAGTATAATTCACACCTGCAAAATATTGCAGGCTATGTTTCTGTTGATTTGAGTCCATTTAAAAACCTCAAAGCGATTGCAGGTTTGAGAGCTGAAAAATTCCAGCAATATTATACAGGACAAGACCAATTAGGCTATAATGTTCTTGACGATGAATTAGTACTTGACAATTTGGATTTCTTCCCAACAGTTAATCTTATATACAATTTAGTCGAAAATCAGAACCTGCGTTTTTCGTATGCTAAAACAATTGCCCGACCTTCGTTTAAAGAGTTATCGTATGCTCAGATTTTCGACCCAATTAGTGGTCGTACATTCATTGGTAGTATGTCTGAAGACATCGATAATGAATCGGGCATTGTTTATTGGGATGGTAATCTTACTGTAACAGATATTCAGAATTTTGACCTACGTTGGGAACTTTTCCAGGAAGGCGGACAAATCTTTTCAACAAGTTTATTTTACAAATCGTTTAAACGTCCGATAGAGTTGGTGCAATATGCAACACAAACCGGTTCGTATCAACCACGAAATGTGGGTGACGGACAGGTGATGGGGGTTGAATTTGAAATACGTAAAAACCTTCAATTTATTAGTGAAGCACTTAAAAACTTCAGTGTAAACTTTAATTATACGTATACAAAGTCGAAAATCGAATTAAGCGCAAGCGAATACAGATCAAAAGAATTGAATGCACGAACCGGAGAAACCATTGATGACTACCGCGATATGGCAGGTCAGGCGCCTTATCTTATTAATGCCGGCCTTTCATACAATGGTGGCGAAGAAGGATTTTGGAGTGGTTTCGGTGCCGGGATTTATTACAACGTACAAGGAGAAACTCTTGAATATGTTGGGATCGCCGACCTTCCTAATGTGTACACGTCGCCTTTCCACAGTCTGAATTTTAATTCAAGCAAAAGTTTTGGTAAAGATGATCATTATAGCATTGGATTTAAAATCGATAATATCTTAAACGAATCAAAAGAGTCGGTATATAAATCATTCGAGGCTGCAGATCAGATTTTTTCAAGACTGAGTCCCGGAACTACATTCCAGTTTAAATTTGGATATACTTTTTAA
- a CDS encoding toxin-antitoxin system YwqK family antitoxin: MKRLALLVGVLFVAFTVFAQELQEIDGLYYQDSELFSGEYITYFDNGNVKMESYFVDGKKDGEYKLYFETGELNEVRSYENNEMDGIWLTFNTNGVKVAEAAYKNGKKDGNWYVWDDEGNLKYELCYKDGEKTGTWKSYDEMGVVVNERSYSEF, from the coding sequence ATGAAAAGGTTAGCATTGTTAGTAGGAGTTTTATTTGTAGCATTTACAGTTTTCGCCCAGGAACTGCAAGAAATTGATGGTTTGTATTACCAGGATTCCGAATTGTTTTCAGGAGAGTACATTACATATTTTGATAATGGTAATGTAAAAATGGAATCTTATTTCGTAGATGGTAAAAAAGACGGCGAATATAAACTGTACTTTGAAACAGGTGAACTTAACGAAGTTCGTTCGTATGAAAACAACGAAATGGATGGTATTTGGCTTACTTTCAACACCAACGGAGTTAAGGTTGCTGAAGCTGCCTATAAAAACGGCAAAAAAGATGGCAACTGGTATGTGTGGGACGATGAAGGTAATTTGAAGTATGAACTTTGTTACAAAGACGGTGAAAAAACCGGAACCTGGAAAAGCTACGATGAAATGGGAGTAGTTGTGAATGAAAGAAGCTACTCTGAATTTTAA
- a CDS encoding response regulator transcription factor — translation MEENYKILIVDDEKDLCEILQFNLESEGFVIDIAHSGEEALDMHLEEYHLILLDVMMEGLSGYKVANIIRKDRKLQVPIIFLTAKVEENDILTGFNVGGDDYISKPFSIKEVVARIKAILKRGLKADEESKKVVFKELKIDFKKKATTIEGEPVNLTRKEYEILSLLMKNMGQYISRDEILQRIWKDDVIVTERNVDVNIARLRKKIGDYGSNIKGKSGYGYCFQ, via the coding sequence ATGGAAGAAAATTACAAAATTTTAATTGTTGACGACGAAAAAGATCTCTGCGAGATTCTGCAATTTAATCTTGAAAGTGAGGGGTTTGTAATTGATATTGCTCATTCGGGCGAGGAGGCCCTGGATATGCACCTGGAAGAATATCATCTGATTTTATTGGATGTAATGATGGAAGGTCTTTCCGGGTATAAAGTGGCAAACATCATCCGGAAAGACCGTAAACTGCAGGTTCCGATTATATTTTTAACCGCAAAGGTTGAGGAGAACGATATATTGACCGGATTTAATGTGGGGGGCGACGATTATATTTCAAAACCCTTCTCTATTAAAGAAGTTGTTGCACGTATAAAAGCCATTTTAAAACGTGGATTAAAAGCCGACGAAGAATCGAAAAAAGTGGTTTTTAAAGAACTGAAGATTGATTTTAAGAAAAAAGCAACAACCATTGAGGGCGAGCCGGTAAATCTTACCCGCAAAGAGTATGAAATTCTGTCGCTGTTAATGAAAAATATGGGACAGTATATTAGCCGCGACGAAATTTTACAACGTATCTGGAAAGACGATGTGATTGTAACCGAAAGAAATGTGGATGTAAACATTGCTCGTTTGCGCAAAAAGATTGGCGATTACGGATCGAATATTAAAGGAAAATCGGGATACGGTTATTGCTTTCAATAA
- a CDS encoding ATP-binding protein, producing MKKNFSAQIFFYYSVIFVIFTATVLVYQYGREKDFRASQLESLLNNTTEITYRFIEQNNLFENKNFDAVTEVVNLIPQSHTRITVINRDGTVLYDSFVDDYRSMENHLRRPEIQKAIDHGVGANIRVSATTKQEFYYFAKQYPKYFVRTALVYDVEVKDFLRTSRVFIVFIIGLFVFIGLLLTLVTLRLSGTIKKLKDFALKAGNNELVEYDNEFPDNELGIISSQIITIYNNLKKTKDDLTTEREKLFNHLDALDEAIAFFSEKRKITLSNGRFVQIVNLLSKKEVTSSGKILRLPEFDKLNKFINKESADPNFGKGEKLPQLVYTISKNEKYYKIQSILFADKSFEVVITDVTRLEKRRLLKQQLTSNIAHELKTPLSSIRGYLETILDNWPIPQEKLKYFLEKAFFQSERLTTLINDVSLINNIEDAGELFEMKQVDIKKVCDDIYVYFQSKLDDNKIEFIEDVEPDTIINGNESLLFSVFQNLMENAINYGGEGIQIHIRCYHQDDNYYYFSFFNSDSEIPEAHLPRLFERFYRVDKGRSRAKGGTGLGLAIVKNAITLHKGSVSVKNRPKGGVEFLFSLAKE from the coding sequence GTGAAGAAGAACTTTAGCGCTCAAATATTTTTCTATTACAGCGTAATATTCGTAATATTTACCGCTACAGTTCTAGTATATCAGTACGGGCGCGAAAAGGATTTCAGAGCCTCGCAACTGGAATCGTTATTGAATAACACCACCGAAATTACCTACCGTTTTATTGAGCAGAATAATCTATTCGAAAACAAAAATTTTGATGCGGTTACCGAGGTTGTTAATCTCATTCCGCAAAGCCACACGCGTATAACGGTTATTAATAGAGACGGCACAGTGCTTTACGATAGTTTTGTCGATGATTACCGGAGCATGGAAAATCATCTTCGCCGGCCCGAAATTCAAAAGGCAATCGATCATGGTGTTGGGGCCAACATCAGGGTGTCGGCAACAACAAAACAGGAGTTTTACTATTTTGCCAAACAATACCCGAAGTATTTTGTGCGCACTGCCCTGGTTTACGATGTTGAGGTAAAAGACTTTCTGAGAACCAGCCGCGTGTTTATCGTTTTTATTATCGGGCTGTTTGTTTTTATTGGTTTGCTGTTAACGCTGGTAACGCTTCGTTTGTCGGGTACCATTAAAAAGCTGAAAGATTTTGCATTAAAAGCCGGTAATAACGAACTAGTAGAATACGACAATGAGTTTCCCGACAACGAACTGGGTATTATTAGTTCGCAGATTATTACCATTTATAATAATCTGAAGAAAACCAAAGATGACCTGACTACCGAGCGGGAAAAATTATTTAACCACCTTGATGCGCTCGACGAAGCTATTGCTTTCTTTTCGGAGAAGCGAAAAATTACCCTGTCAAACGGGCGTTTTGTCCAAATTGTAAACCTGCTGTCGAAAAAAGAGGTAACATCATCGGGCAAAATTCTGAGATTGCCGGAGTTCGATAAGCTGAACAAGTTTATAAATAAAGAGTCGGCCGATCCGAATTTTGGCAAAGGCGAGAAATTGCCGCAGTTGGTTTATACCATTTCTAAAAACGAGAAGTATTATAAAATACAATCCATTTTATTTGCCGATAAGAGTTTCGAAGTGGTTATTACCGATGTTACCCGTTTGGAAAAACGCCGTTTGCTGAAACAGCAACTCACATCGAATATTGCCCACGAATTAAAAACGCCACTATCGTCTATTCGTGGATACCTGGAAACCATTCTTGATAACTGGCCCATACCACAGGAAAAGCTGAAATATTTTCTTGAAAAAGCTTTCTTCCAATCCGAACGGCTAACAACGCTCATCAACGATGTCTCGCTCATCAACAACATTGAAGATGCGGGCGAGTTATTCGAAATGAAACAGGTTGACATTAAAAAGGTATGCGACGATATTTATGTGTATTTTCAAAGCAAGCTGGATGACAATAAAATTGAATTTATTGAGGATGTTGAACCCGATACTATTATTAATGGTAACGAGTCGCTGCTATTCTCGGTTTTCCAGAACCTGATGGAGAATGCCATAAATTATGGTGGCGAAGGTATTCAGATTCATATTCGTTGTTACCACCAGGATGATAATTACTACTATTTCTCCTTTTTTAATTCCGACTCCGAAATTCCTGAAGCCCACTTACCACGTTTGTTCGAGCGGTTTTACAGGGTAGATAAAGGCCGCTCGCGTGCTAAAGGCGGTACCGGACTTGGGCTGGCCATTGTTAAAAATGCCATTACACTTCATAAGGGCAGCGTGTCGGTAAAAAACAGGCCAAAGGGCGGTGTCGAGTTTTTGTTTTCGCTAGCCAAAGAGTAG